The window CTTGTGTACCACTTTTTTCACATATCTAGGCTTCTCATACTTGTGTACCACTTTTTTTACATATCTAGGCCTATTGTATACATGTACCTCTTTTTCAATATACTTAGACCTAGGCTCGTGGTATCTTTGGTGGTATCCATCATTGACACTGAGAGATACAGAAACATCGGCACCTCCCCTGTGACCATCTCCAAGGTTTAGAGACAAACTTCCGCTATCTGCAAAGGTTAGAGTGGATATAAATACAAATCCTATCATCAGTAATTTTTTCATTTTTATTCCTCCTTTGATCTATAAATTTTCTATAACTTAGTCTACTCATTTACTGTGACGGCAATGTGACAATAAAAAGAAAGATAAGTTAGTTTAAAGAAAGCCGGTATTAAAGTAGAGGAATAAGAAATAAAAATTGGTATTTATTTGAAGAGGCTAGCTTTGGGCACCTAATGATGAAATGTGGTGATTGTTTATGGAAAGACTGGAAAAATATAAAAAAGTACTAAAACTAGCCCTGCCAGCAGTGGGGGAAATGCTCCTATACATGCTTATATGGACAGTGGATACTCTAATGGTTGGGAAATATGGTGGGAGAGTGGCAGTAAGTGCGGTTGGACTCTCAGGTCAAATATTGTATACAGTTTCTGCTATATTTTCTGCTATGGGTATAGGGGTTGCTCTCACTTCCCTTGTCTCTAAGAAAATTGGAGAGAAAGAGACTGAGGAGGCCAACATCTATGGAAGTATAGGATTTTTTATGGGGGCATCCATATCATTGATTTTAGGAATTTTATTTTATACTCTTCCTCAGGAATTCTTGAAGTTTGCAAATGCCAGAGGAGAGGTTTTAGTACTAGGAAGCATATATTTAAAAATAAGCTCTTTTGCACTTTTGATGACAATCTGGAGAGGACTCTTAAATGGAATTATAAGAGGGGCCCAGAATACAAAGATCCCTCTATATACAACTGCTGTGATGACCGTAGTTAATTTAGGATTGGATTATCTCCTCATATTTGGGAAAATGGGTTTCCCTGAAATGGGAGTAAGGGGAGCAGCCATAGCAACTGTAGCAGCAAATTTAGTGGGCTTTTTATACACCATATTTTATCTTCAAAGGCATTCCTGCATCAGCTTGGGGGCCTGCATGAGCATAAAGAGCAGTCACCTTGTGTATGTAAAAGAGAAATGGTGGGAAATAATGAGAATTGCCCTCCCTGCATCATTTCAGGAGGGAGCCATTAGTATCTCAAGGCTTGCCGCAGTATTCATGATAATGATTTTAGGAGAGACGGCATTTTCCGCCAATCAGATAGCACTTACGGTAGAATCCATTTCTTTTATGCCTGGCTGGGGATTTGCGGTGGCAGCTACCTCCCTTGCAGGGCTGAAAATGGGCGAAAAAAATTACGAAGAAGCAGAAGATATGATAGGAATAAGCCTTCATATGGGAATTGTTGTGATGGGGCTTATCGCCTTTTCCTTTGTACTTTTTCCAGAATTTCTCATATCTCTTTTCATAAAAGTTGAAGAAAAAGAGGTCATCGCTCTAGGTGCAACATGCCTAATGATAGCTTCTTTAGAACAGGTCCCCCTGGCATATTCCATGATTGTAAGTGGAGCACTGCGTGGGATGGGAGATACCAAGACTCCCTTTTACATATCTGTGTTTTCACACTGGTTTATAAGACTCCCTCTGATATATTATTTGATATATCTTAAAAGATACCCTGTCTATTATGTATGGATTGTGCAGGTATTTCACTGGATTATAGACGGAGGACTTTTGTATATCTTTTATAAAAAGAAAATAAACGCCCTCTTAAAATACAAAGTGAAAAATTAAAATATATATCACAAAAGAAGATAATTTTAAAATTTTACCTTAATTTTAAATTTGTTATTTTATACCAGTTGTACTCAAAAGAAAAGTATCTGAAACAATATTGGAAATATGTTCATTATTGTGAAAAATACTTTTTTTTATACAAAAAATTAATGCAAAAATATCAATAAATTTTAAAAAGGATAAATAAAGCTTCAAATCATATTTTTGTGTTCTTTTGAAGAACTTTTATGGAACGGAAATATACAATTTAATCTTAAAATTTGATTAGGAAATTTAATTCTGAAATTTCCTAATTAAAAATAAACTTTTAAAAGTAAAATATGTAATTTTATAAAAAAATCATTGACCTTTGTCTGAATATGCTATATATTGTATAAATGTAATTTGGGAAAAGAATAATTTGTGTTAATAAAAATACGTTGTTGTTCTATAAAAGACCCGTTCACTTCTTTATTTTAAAGAAAAGGTATTAAAATTAATAAATTTTAAAAAAATTACACAATAATTCAAAAGAGAAAATCTTTAGTTTTAGAATTTTCAATAGGAGGGTTTGTTACTTATGAAAAAAATGTCGTTTTTATGGAAACTAGGGGCTATTTCTTTGGCATGTCCTACTTTATTGTTCGCATCTTCAGATATCCAGACAAATTTGAATATAGTTTGGCTTGGGATAGCAGGTGCTATGGTAATGTTTATGCAGGTGGGTTTTATAGCGTTGGAATCAGGGTTTACCAGAGGTAAAAATGCAGTTAACGTTGCTTCAAAAGGGATACTGGATTTTGCAGTGGGAGCCATACTATATTTTTCCATTGGTTATGCATTTATGTTTGGGGAAGGGAGCTTTATAGGAAGCACTAATTTTTTTCTGACGGACTATATCAGCTCTGGAGACACCTGGGGAATTATGGTTTGGTTCTTTCAGGTAATGTTTGCAGGAGCAGCTGCTACAATAGTTTCAGGTGCGGTTGCAGAAAGAGTAAAACTTTCTGGTTATGTAGTTGCGTGTGCTTTAATAGCAGGTTTCATTTATCCTATATTCGGACACTGGGCATGGAGCGACGGAGGATGGCTTGCTACCATGAATTTTCATGATTTTGCAGGGTCTACAGTAATACATTCACTAGGAGGATGGCTTGCCCTTGCAGGAGCAATAGTTGTGGGACCTAGATTTGGAAAATTTGGAAAAGATGGGAAAGTAAATGCCATACCTGGTCATAACATCCCTCTAGCCACTCTGGGAACTTTTATACTGTGGTTCGGTTGGTATGGTTTTAACGGTGGTTCCACTCTTTTAGGTGATGGATCTATAGCTATAGTTCTCTTGAATACTACACTTGGAGGAGCTGCAGGTGCACTTTCTGCGATGATCTATTCGGTATTCAAGCAGAACAAATTAGTGGATCTAGGTATGACTCTAAACGGAGCTTTAGCAGGATTGGTATCAGTAACAGCAGGGGCAGATGTATTGCATCCTGGGTTTGCAGTACTTATAGGACTTGTAGCTGGAATATTTGTATCAGTTTCAGTTCCATTCTTTGATAAAATAGGTATCGATGACCCTGTCGGTGCAGTCTCAGTGCATGGAGTCAACGGCGCCTGGGGTACCATTGCCGTAGGACTTTTTACAGCAGAGTACAACTTGGTTACACAACTTATAGGATCACTTACTGTATTTGTGTATGCTTTTGGAATAGGAATGATAATGTTTAAACTGATAGATAAATTTATGGGAATAAGAGTAACTGCAAGTGAAGAGTTGGTGGGTCTTGATATTGCAGAGCACGGATATTCAGCTTATCCGGAATTCCCTTCACATTCTGAGGTGTCCCTCTTTAAATAATCAATATTTTAGGGTAGAATTTAAATGAGGATAATATTCTAGGAGGTGTTTTTATGAAAATGTTGACGGCAATAATTAGACCTGAGGGTTTGAATCTTTTAAAAGAGGCCCTGCAGGAAGAAGGAATACACGGTATGACAATAAGTGAAGTAAGAGGATTTGGTAGGCAGCTGGGTAAAAAAGAGATTTTCAGAGGTGTTGAATATCTTGTGGAATTCATCCCAAAACTAAGAATTGAAATCTTGTTGAAAGATGGTGACGTGGAAAGAACCATAGATATTCTGCTAAAAAATCTAAAAACAGGAGAAATAGGTGACGGAAAGATATTTATATATCCTGTGGATGACGTGGTAAGAATAAGTTCTTCTGAAAGAGGGGAAAAAGCTGTATAAATTAAAAGTGGCGGTTGTGAAAAAACTGCCACTTTTTCTATTTAATCTGCAGAAATATTTAAGTTATTTACAAGAACAGAGGGAGCACCCACTGGAGAAAGACCAAATTTCAGATCATCTCCTAATGCATCTATTTCTTTTAAAAGGTCAAAAAAGTTTCCTGAGACAGTTATCTGATTTAATGGACTAGATATTTTACCGTCAGAGATGACAAACCCCTCAGCTGCCAGGGAAAAATCCCCTGAGATAGAATTTAATCCAGAGTGAAGTCCACTTAACGAGGTAATCAATACACCGTTGTCTGATAACTCTAAAAGCTCCTCAAAAAAAGTTTCACCCTCCTTCAGATAGAAATTACTCGGGGATATCCCTAGTGTTCCCTTATAACCACCTTTTGAAGCATTCCCAGTAGATTTTACTCCATCTTTTTTTGCTGTTTTGAGGTTATAAAGATAACTGGTAAGGACACCATTTTTTACTATTTCCTTGTATCTTGTGGGAACTCCCTCAGCATCAAAGGAGGAGGAAGCCATACCATTTTTCATGTGTGGATTGTCTATGATAGTTACTTTTTCACTTGCTATGGAACTTCCTAGCTTTTCTTTAAGTTTGGAGATACCTTTTTGCACATTGTCAGATGAAAATACTCCTGTAAAAGCTCCTAACATATTTGCAAAGGCCTCATTTTTTAGAATAACTTTATATTGTTTTGATTCTATAGATATTGGGTTTAATTTGGAAACTGCATCTTCTACTGCTTCTTTTGCTATAGTATCAGCATTAAATAATGAAAAATTATTGGAAACCCTAAAGCTTGAACCGGATTTGGTGATTCCATTATCTTCTGCAACAACGGAGATATAAATATAGGCTGAGTTTCCTTTTTCTGATAAATTGAGACCCTTGGAATTCTTTATTATTCGGGTTGAAGAACCGTTTCCAAAGACACAATAGTTGACCCTCTTTATTCTGCTATCCATTTCTTTGGTGTTTTTTTCAGTATTCATCAGTAAAGAGATCTTATCCCCTATACCGATTGTTTCTAACGCAGGATTATAAAGCTCTAAATTTGTATATTCTTCCCCGCCTCCGTATATCTCCTCTATATCATCATTCTCGATAATTGCAGCATTTTCAAGGGCTTCTCTTATAAGAAAATCAATTTCTTTTTCGGAAATTGATTCTGTATAGGAATACCCCATTTTTCCGTTTTCCATTACCCTAAAAGATATCCCCTGGGAACTAGAATCAGAATATGAGTCAACTTCCTGGTTAAACACCTTAATAGAAGAACTTTTTGAAGATGTGTAATATATCTCAAAATTTTCGAGACAACGCTCTTTTGCCTTTTTAAAAAGAAGATCAATAAAAATATTTATTTCCATTATTTATTCCTCCAAATTGCATATTTGTTATTTGAACCACTAATTTTTGATACAGTTTAACATACTTTATATATTTTATAATATTTATTTGTGATAAATGCAAATAAAATATGGATTTATCACAATATAAATCCTAATTTAACAACTATTATTATTAAAAACAAAAGAGGCAGAAAAACCCTGTTTAGAGCTTATCTGCCTTATTGCATTTTTTTCATTGCTGTTTAAAAAGATTATTTACCTTT is drawn from uncultured Ilyobacter sp. and contains these coding sequences:
- a CDS encoding MATE family efflux transporter, coding for MERLEKYKKVLKLALPAVGEMLLYMLIWTVDTLMVGKYGGRVAVSAVGLSGQILYTVSAIFSAMGIGVALTSLVSKKIGEKETEEANIYGSIGFFMGASISLILGILFYTLPQEFLKFANARGEVLVLGSIYLKISSFALLMTIWRGLLNGIIRGAQNTKIPLYTTAVMTVVNLGLDYLLIFGKMGFPEMGVRGAAIATVAANLVGFLYTIFYLQRHSCISLGACMSIKSSHLVYVKEKWWEIMRIALPASFQEGAISISRLAAVFMIMILGETAFSANQIALTVESISFMPGWGFAVAATSLAGLKMGEKNYEEAEDMIGISLHMGIVVMGLIAFSFVLFPEFLISLFIKVEEKEVIALGATCLMIASLEQVPLAYSMIVSGALRGMGDTKTPFYISVFSHWFIRLPLIYYLIYLKRYPVYYVWIVQVFHWIIDGGLLYIFYKKKINALLKYKVKN
- the amt gene encoding ammonium transporter — encoded protein: MKKMSFLWKLGAISLACPTLLFASSDIQTNLNIVWLGIAGAMVMFMQVGFIALESGFTRGKNAVNVASKGILDFAVGAILYFSIGYAFMFGEGSFIGSTNFFLTDYISSGDTWGIMVWFFQVMFAGAAATIVSGAVAERVKLSGYVVACALIAGFIYPIFGHWAWSDGGWLATMNFHDFAGSTVIHSLGGWLALAGAIVVGPRFGKFGKDGKVNAIPGHNIPLATLGTFILWFGWYGFNGGSTLLGDGSIAIVLLNTTLGGAAGALSAMIYSVFKQNKLVDLGMTLNGALAGLVSVTAGADVLHPGFAVLIGLVAGIFVSVSVPFFDKIGIDDPVGAVSVHGVNGAWGTIAVGLFTAEYNLVTQLIGSLTVFVYAFGIGMIMFKLIDKFMGIRVTASEELVGLDIAEHGYSAYPEFPSHSEVSLFK
- a CDS encoding P-II family nitrogen regulator — its product is MKMLTAIIRPEGLNLLKEALQEEGIHGMTISEVRGFGRQLGKKEIFRGVEYLVEFIPKLRIEILLKDGDVERTIDILLKNLKTGEIGDGKIFIYPVDDVVRISSSERGEKAV
- a CDS encoding TldD/PmbA family protein — translated: MEINIFIDLLFKKAKERCLENFEIYYTSSKSSSIKVFNQEVDSYSDSSSQGISFRVMENGKMGYSYTESISEKEIDFLIREALENAAIIENDDIEEIYGGGEEYTNLELYNPALETIGIGDKISLLMNTEKNTKEMDSRIKRVNYCVFGNGSSTRIIKNSKGLNLSEKGNSAYIYISVVAEDNGITKSGSSFRVSNNFSLFNADTIAKEAVEDAVSKLNPISIESKQYKVILKNEAFANMLGAFTGVFSSDNVQKGISKLKEKLGSSIASEKVTIIDNPHMKNGMASSSFDAEGVPTRYKEIVKNGVLTSYLYNLKTAKKDGVKSTGNASKGGYKGTLGISPSNFYLKEGETFFEELLELSDNGVLITSLSGLHSGLNSISGDFSLAAEGFVISDGKISSPLNQITVSGNFFDLLKEIDALGDDLKFGLSPVGAPSVLVNNLNISAD